The Methylomarinum vadi genome has a window encoding:
- a CDS encoding cyclic 2,3-diphosphoglycerate synthase: MAKKEFRKRIAIMGAAGRDFHNFNIVYRDDDDYEVVAFTAAQIPDIAGRRYPPALAGPLYPDGIPIVEESELPDLCRARRIDQVVFAYSDILHVEVMHKGSIVLASGADFVLLGPNRTMLTAKVPVIACCAVRTGCGKSPTTQWLSHLLKRHGLRVAVIRHPMPYGDLERQAVQRFATREDLADADCTIEEREEYEPHLQLGNIVYAGIDYAKIVALAENEADVILWDGGNNDFSFIRPDLHIVLVDPLRPDDEDTHHPGEAVLRMADIVLVNKVNSASEANIQSATEAARRINPTATIVRGASLVQLHNGESVRGKRVLVVEDGPTITHGGMPYGAGYVAAIQAQAGEIVDPRRHAADKIAEVYRTYPHIGKVLPAMGYHAEQLHALQETINRADADAVIVATPCDLASLIEIDKPVLRVDYRFAEVGEPALSSLIESFLTERNLR; encoded by the coding sequence ATGGCAAAGAAAGAATTTAGAAAACGTATCGCCATCATGGGCGCGGCCGGTCGCGATTTTCACAACTTCAACATCGTCTATCGCGACGATGACGACTACGAGGTGGTCGCCTTCACCGCCGCGCAGATCCCGGATATCGCCGGCCGCCGTTATCCGCCGGCTTTGGCCGGTCCGCTTTATCCGGACGGCATTCCGATCGTCGAGGAAAGCGAATTACCCGACCTGTGCCGGGCAAGGCGGATCGATCAAGTCGTGTTCGCCTATAGCGACATCCTCCATGTCGAAGTCATGCATAAAGGATCGATCGTTTTGGCCTCCGGCGCCGACTTCGTCCTGCTGGGTCCGAATCGGACCATGCTGACGGCGAAAGTGCCGGTGATCGCCTGCTGCGCGGTACGCACCGGTTGCGGCAAATCGCCGACGACGCAATGGCTTTCCCATCTATTGAAACGACACGGCCTGCGTGTCGCGGTGATCCGCCACCCGATGCCTTACGGCGATCTGGAACGGCAAGCCGTGCAGCGCTTCGCGACCCGCGAGGACCTGGCCGACGCAGACTGCACTATCGAGGAACGGGAGGAATACGAACCGCATCTGCAACTGGGCAACATCGTCTATGCCGGTATCGATTACGCCAAGATCGTCGCCCTGGCGGAAAACGAGGCCGACGTGATTTTATGGGACGGCGGCAATAACGATTTCTCCTTCATCCGCCCCGACCTGCATATCGTGCTGGTCGACCCGCTGCGCCCCGACGACGAAGACACCCATCACCCCGGCGAAGCGGTATTGCGCATGGCCGATATCGTCTTGGTCAACAAGGTCAATTCCGCGTCGGAAGCCAACATTCAAAGCGCCACCGAGGCCGCCCGCCGCATCAATCCCACAGCGACGATCGTGCGCGGCGCGTCGCTGGTGCAATTGCATAATGGCGAATCCGTGAGGGGAAAACGGGTGCTGGTGGTCGAGGACGGCCCCACCATCACCCACGGAGGGATGCCTTATGGCGCCGGCTATGTCGCGGCCATTCAGGCCCAGGCGGGCGAGATCGTCGACCCTCGCCGGCACGCGGCCGATAAGATCGCCGAGGTTTACCGCACCTACCCGCATATCGGTAAGGTGTTGCCCGCAATGGGCTATCATGCCGAGCAATTACACGCCTTGCAGGAAACGATCAACCGGGCCGATGCCGATGCCGTCATCGTCGCGACCCCCTGCGATTTGGCATCCTTGATAGAGATCGACAAACCGGTGCTGCGTGTCGATTACCGCTTCGCCGAAGTTGGGGAACCTGCCTTGAGCAGCCTGATCGAGTCGTTCCTAACGGAAAGAAACTTGCGATAA
- a CDS encoding F0F1 ATP synthase subunit epsilon: MRLKLLLPSEILIDEPVRKVIAQGQNGSFCLEPRHVDFVSALAPGILQYIDAERREVFVAVDEGILVKCADEVLISAYNAVRGEDLATLKDTVERRFRQLDESERTARSALARLEAGVVRRFTQMQEGH, encoded by the coding sequence ATGAGATTGAAACTGTTGCTGCCCAGCGAGATCCTGATTGACGAACCGGTGCGCAAAGTCATCGCGCAGGGTCAAAACGGCTCGTTCTGTCTGGAGCCTCGCCATGTCGATTTCGTCTCGGCGTTGGCGCCGGGGATTTTGCAATACATCGACGCCGAGCGGCGCGAGGTGTTCGTCGCGGTCGACGAAGGCATCCTGGTCAAATGCGCGGACGAGGTGTTGATTTCGGCCTACAATGCGGTCCGGGGCGAGGACCTGGCGACGCTGAAAGACACGGTGGAGCGGCGTTTCCGCCAGCTGGACGAGAGCGAACGCACCGCCCGCAGCGCATTGGCACGGTTAGAGGCCGGCGTGGTCAGGCGCTTTACCCAGATGCAGGAAGGACATTGA
- the arcC gene encoding carbamate kinase, with product MRIVVALGGNALLRRGEALSAANQRHNVRIAAQAIEPLAREHDLIITHGNGPQVGLLALQGAAYKEDEAYPLDILDAETEGMVGYLIEQELSALLPPQRQCATLLTQIEVDAEDAGFEHPTKPIGPFYPLEQADKLVRERGWSIVRDGPHCRRVVPSPKPQRILELGVIELLLQQHVVTICAGGGGIPVVRRQDGSLEGVEAVIDKDLASSLLARELRADALLLLTDVDAVYTDWPCEQGKAIKRISPEALRRFSFAPGSMGPKVEAACRFVEQTGAIAGIGRLQDAGKILIGEAGTMIGRDAEEIEYWESR from the coding sequence ATGCGAATCGTCGTCGCCTTGGGCGGCAATGCGCTGCTGCGCCGCGGCGAGGCATTGAGCGCCGCCAATCAACGCCATAATGTACGCATCGCGGCGCAGGCCATCGAGCCGTTGGCGCGTGAACACGACCTGATCATCACTCACGGCAACGGCCCGCAGGTCGGCTTGCTGGCCTTGCAGGGCGCTGCTTATAAAGAAGACGAAGCCTATCCGTTGGATATACTCGATGCCGAAACCGAGGGCATGGTCGGCTATTTGATCGAGCAGGAGCTGAGCGCTTTGTTGCCGCCGCAACGTCAGTGCGCGACCTTGCTGACCCAGATCGAAGTGGATGCCGAGGATGCCGGTTTCGAGCATCCGACCAAGCCGATCGGACCGTTTTATCCGCTGGAACAGGCCGACAAGTTGGTGCGTGAGCGGGGCTGGAGCATCGTCCGCGACGGACCGCATTGCCGCCGCGTCGTCCCGTCCCCGAAACCGCAACGCATCCTGGAATTGGGCGTCATAGAATTGCTGCTGCAGCAGCATGTCGTCACGATCTGCGCCGGTGGCGGAGGCATTCCGGTCGTGCGGCGGCAAGATGGAAGCCTGGAAGGCGTCGAGGCGGTCATCGACAAGGACCTGGCCAGCTCGCTGCTGGCGCGGGAACTGCGAGCCGATGCGCTGTTGCTGTTGACCGATGTCGATGCCGTTTATACGGATTGGCCTTGCGAACAAGGCAAAGCCATCAAACGCATCTCGCCCGAAGCCTTGCGCCGCTTTTCCTTCGCCCCCGGTTCGATGGGGCCGAAAGTCGAGGCCGCCTGCCGCTTCGTCGAGCAGACCGGCGCCATCGCCGGCATCGGCAGGTTACAGGATGCGGGCAAAATTCTGATTGGCGAAGCAGGGACAATGATAGGCAGGGATGCGGAGGAAATTGAGTATTGGGAAAGCCGTTGA
- a CDS encoding TraR/DksA family transcriptional regulator, with the protein MTVELNTQQINIFKTKLNDRFMALRREISEELLNADQAQFGDLAGKVYDTGDAALADLLVDTELASIDRHIQEIRDIDAALMRIAEGSYGECCDCHEPIVIKRLQAYPTARRCVACQDIHDRTFAHGEQPTL; encoded by the coding sequence ATGACCGTTGAATTGAACACCCAGCAGATCAACATCTTCAAGACCAAACTAAACGATCGCTTCATGGCCTTGCGGCGAGAAATCAGCGAGGAATTGCTCAACGCCGATCAAGCACAATTCGGCGACTTGGCCGGCAAAGTGTACGACACGGGCGACGCGGCGCTGGCCGACCTGCTGGTGGATACCGAACTGGCTTCGATCGACCGCCATATTCAAGAAATCCGCGACATCGACGCGGCCCTGATGCGCATCGCCGAAGGCAGCTACGGCGAATGCTGCGACTGTCATGAACCCATTGTCATCAAGCGCCTGCAAGCGTATCCCACCGCCCGCCGTTGTGTCGCCTGTCAGGACATCCATGACCGCACCTTCGCTCACGGAGAACAACCGACTTTATGA
- a CDS encoding F0F1 ATP synthase subunit C, with protein MNELSLIGMMSIFTAGITIAIGSIGPAFGEARALAQALAAIAQQPDEANTITRTLFVGLAMVESTAIYCLVISMILIFANPFWEYAVAHAGG; from the coding sequence ATGAATGAACTCAGCCTGATCGGCATGATGTCGATCTTTACCGCCGGCATTACTATCGCGATCGGCTCCATCGGCCCCGCTTTTGGTGAGGCACGGGCGCTTGCGCAAGCCCTGGCGGCGATAGCGCAGCAGCCGGACGAAGCCAACACGATCACACGCACCTTGTTCGTCGGCCTGGCCATGGTCGAATCGACCGCGATCTACTGTTTGGTCATCTCGATGATCCTGATTTTCGCCAATCCATTCTGGGAATACGCGGTCGCCCATGCCGGAGGCTGA
- a CDS encoding AtpZ/AtpI family protein has protein sequence MTKSKQKPAETELTESVDKQAKRKLKARRDGKHNVWFGLGMFGLVGWSVAIPTLAGIALGVWIDKRWPSQISWTLTLMFVGVVLGCLNAWRWIGEESRDD, from the coding sequence ATGACGAAATCGAAGCAAAAACCGGCGGAAACGGAGCTGACCGAGTCGGTGGACAAACAAGCCAAACGCAAGCTCAAGGCCCGCCGGGACGGCAAGCACAACGTCTGGTTCGGGTTGGGCATGTTCGGCTTGGTCGGCTGGTCGGTGGCGATTCCGACGTTGGCCGGCATCGCCCTGGGCGTGTGGATAGACAAGCGTTGGCCGAGCCAGATTTCCTGGACATTGACGTTGATGTTCGTCGGCGTCGTGCTGGGGTGTTTGAATGCCTGGCGCTGGATAGGCGAGGAGAGCCGCGATGACTGA
- a CDS encoding REP-associated tyrosine transposase — MHYRRAQTPGGTYFFTVVTFRRRKILCTPDNVDLLRAAFRTVKSAHPFKIDAFVLLPDHLHCIWTLPPGDNNYPMRWNAIKNYFTRRCPDDYKSPVSPAQRRKRAQTVWQPRYWEHQIRDDRDFEKHCDYIHWNPVKHGLAPHPGAWPHSSFHRFVRLGVYPSNWTVITETGGDESFGE; from the coding sequence ATGCACTACCGTCGCGCACAAACTCCCGGTGGCACGTACTTTTTCACCGTGGTGACGTTTCGACGACGGAAAATTCTTTGTACGCCGGACAATGTCGATTTATTACGTGCGGCCTTTCGAACCGTGAAATCGGCCCACCCTTTCAAGATCGATGCTTTTGTGCTGCTGCCCGATCATCTACATTGTATTTGGACGCTACCGCCGGGGGACAACAATTACCCGATGCGCTGGAACGCAATAAAAAATTATTTTACCCGCCGCTGTCCGGATGACTATAAATCACCCGTCTCCCCGGCCCAACGACGCAAAAGGGCGCAAACCGTTTGGCAACCACGCTACTGGGAACATCAAATTCGCGACGACCGGGATTTCGAAAAACATTGCGATTACATTCACTGGAATCCGGTCAAACATGGCCTGGCGCCACATCCCGGCGCATGGCCGCATTCGAGCTTTCATCGTTTCGTACGACTCGGAGTATATCCCTCGAATTGGACCGTAATCACTGAAACCGGAGGCGACGAGTCGTTTGGAGAATAG
- the atpD gene encoding F0F1 ATP synthase subunit beta, with product MQVRAAVAADYPLPATGRVKSVRGSVVDVSFSGRLPDIDQMLRAGTEQDVVLEVAAYLNENDVRCIAFHSTEGLERGAPVSDSGDCLSVPVGDAVLGRMINVFGEAIDGKAPLQGVATRPLHREPLKLSQRSVASEVFETGIKIIDLLAPLERGGKAGLFGGAGVGKTVVITELIHNMVGHYRGVSVFCGIGERCREAEELYRTMDEADVLKDSVLIFGQMNEPPGVRFRVGHAALSVAEYFRDETRRDVLLLIDNIFRFIQAGSEVSGLMGRIPSRVGYQPTLATELAELEERISNSAGGSMTSIQAVYVPADDFTDPAAAHVFGHLSASIVLSRKRASQGFYPAVDPLASRSKMLNASVVGERHYAIATEVRRVLAEYDELQDIIAMLGLEELSENDRATVNRARRLERFLTQPFATTEHFTGRKGQLVGLQDTLDGCERILADEFADTPEQRLYMIGAIAEVER from the coding sequence ATGCAAGTCCGGGCCGCAGTAGCAGCAGATTATCCACTACCAGCCACAGGTCGGGTGAAATCGGTCAGGGGCAGCGTGGTCGATGTCAGCTTTTCCGGCCGGCTGCCGGACATCGACCAAATGTTGCGCGCCGGCACCGAACAGGACGTCGTGCTGGAAGTGGCGGCCTATTTGAACGAAAACGACGTGCGCTGCATCGCCTTTCATTCAACCGAAGGCCTGGAGCGTGGCGCGCCGGTCAGCGATTCGGGAGATTGTTTGTCGGTGCCGGTCGGCGACGCGGTGCTGGGTAGGATGATCAACGTGTTCGGCGAGGCGATCGACGGCAAGGCGCCGTTGCAAGGCGTTGCAACCCGGCCGCTGCACCGCGAGCCGCTGAAGCTGAGTCAGCGTAGCGTCGCCTCCGAGGTGTTCGAGACCGGCATCAAGATCATCGATCTGTTGGCGCCGCTGGAACGGGGCGGCAAGGCCGGTTTGTTCGGTGGCGCCGGGGTCGGCAAGACCGTCGTAATCACCGAATTGATTCACAATATGGTCGGCCATTATCGTGGCGTCAGCGTGTTCTGCGGCATCGGTGAACGTTGCCGCGAGGCGGAAGAACTGTATCGCACCATGGACGAAGCCGATGTGCTGAAGGATTCGGTGCTCATCTTCGGCCAGATGAACGAGCCGCCGGGCGTAAGATTCCGGGTCGGCCACGCCGCGTTGTCGGTGGCCGAATATTTCCGCGACGAAACCCGCCGCGACGTATTGCTGTTGATCGATAATATTTTTCGCTTCATCCAGGCCGGCTCCGAGGTCTCCGGCCTGATGGGCAGGATTCCGTCCCGGGTCGGTTATCAGCCGACGCTGGCGACCGAACTGGCGGAACTGGAGGAGCGCATCAGCAATTCGGCCGGCGGCAGCATGACCTCGATACAGGCCGTCTACGTACCGGCCGACGACTTCACCGATCCGGCCGCGGCGCATGTGTTCGGGCATTTGTCCGCCTCGATCGTGTTGTCGCGCAAGCGCGCCAGCCAGGGCTTCTATCCGGCCGTCGACCCGTTGGCGTCGCGTTCGAAAATGCTGAATGCGAGCGTGGTCGGCGAACGCCATTATGCGATCGCGACCGAGGTGCGCCGGGTGTTGGCCGAATACGACGAGCTGCAGGACATCATCGCGATGCTGGGCTTGGAGGAACTGAGCGAAAACGACCGCGCGACGGTGAATCGGGCGCGGCGGCTGGAGCGTTTTTTGACCCAGCCGTTCGCGACCACCGAACATTTCACCGGCCGCAAGGGGCAATTGGTCGGACTGCAGGATACCCTGGACGGCTGCGAACGAATCCTGGCCGACGAGTTCGCCGACACGCCGGAACAGCGTTTGTACATGATCGGCGCGATCGCCGAGGTTGAACGATGA
- a CDS encoding NAD(P)H-binding protein translates to MAIKKVCIVGASGKLGQYMVQHALDRRYDVVGVCRERSVEKLDRFKDKISIVPGATNDREVIKRAVEGCDGVLTVLVPWGIDDYASGTAQAVLNYAKPGARLVFSCGWHITMDGKDTYSKTFTTLLAIAGRVAKRLRFVDIDNQVEALVNEELIHEAPAIVGCQTSSALAFNISDQEHK, encoded by the coding sequence ATGGCTATCAAAAAAGTCTGTATTGTCGGAGCATCCGGAAAACTCGGTCAGTACATGGTTCAACATGCGCTCGATCGGCGTTATGACGTCGTCGGCGTCTGCCGGGAACGAAGCGTGGAAAAGCTCGACCGATTCAAAGACAAGATTTCCATCGTTCCGGGCGCCACGAATGACCGGGAGGTCATTAAACGAGCGGTCGAAGGTTGTGACGGCGTATTGACCGTCCTCGTTCCATGGGGCATCGATGATTATGCTTCCGGAACGGCGCAAGCCGTCCTCAATTACGCCAAGCCCGGTGCGCGGCTCGTTTTTTCCTGTGGTTGGCACATCACAATGGATGGTAAGGACACCTACTCCAAAACCTTTACCACCCTTCTCGCCATCGCGGGCAGGGTGGCCAAACGTCTCCGCTTCGTGGATATCGACAACCAGGTGGAGGCGCTGGTAAATGAAGAGCTTATTCACGAAGCGCCAGCCATTGTCGGCTGTCAAACATCTTCGGCACTCGCCTTCAATATCTCGGACCAGGAGCACAAATAA
- a CDS encoding F0F1 ATP synthase subunit A, whose protein sequence is MLTNPDQLILWQYGIIKINATLAFTWGVMALLALVSYIVTRRLAVDPPLTKMQNLLEVIVFHVNLQIREISRQRPLRYLPLIGTLFLFILLSNLLAIVPGYIPPTSSLSTTTALALCVFVAVPAYGISQIGLWNYLKQYCRPTFFMLPFNIIGEFTRTLALAVRLYGNIMSGVVIGAIFLSFVPFFFPVLMQILGLLTGTIQAYIFSVLTMVYIASAIPPHDDKESKNKTPGDKHE, encoded by the coding sequence ATGTTGACGAATCCAGACCAACTCATCCTGTGGCAATACGGCATCATCAAGATCAATGCGACGCTTGCCTTTACTTGGGGCGTCATGGCGTTGTTGGCGCTAGTCAGCTATATCGTAACCCGGCGTCTGGCTGTCGACCCGCCGTTGACGAAGATGCAGAATCTGTTGGAAGTAATCGTTTTTCACGTCAATCTGCAGATCCGGGAAATCAGCCGGCAACGGCCGCTGCGTTATTTGCCCTTGATCGGGACGCTGTTTTTGTTCATCCTGCTGTCCAATCTGTTGGCCATCGTGCCCGGCTATATACCGCCGACCAGCTCCCTTTCGACCACAACCGCGCTGGCGCTGTGCGTGTTCGTCGCGGTGCCGGCCTACGGTATCAGCCAGATCGGTTTGTGGAATTATTTGAAACAATACTGCCGCCCCACTTTTTTCATGTTGCCGTTCAACATAATCGGCGAATTCACCCGTACATTGGCCTTGGCGGTCCGCTTGTACGGCAACATCATGAGCGGCGTCGTGATCGGCGCGATATTCTTGAGTTTCGTGCCGTTCTTCTTTCCGGTACTGATGCAGATCCTCGGCTTGCTGACCGGCACGATCCAGGCCTATATTTTTTCCGTACTGACGATGGTCTATATCGCCTCGGCCATCCCGCCCCATGACGATAAGGAATCCAAGAATAAAACTCCAGGAGACAAACATGAATGA
- a CDS encoding zinc-dependent alcohol dehydrogenase family protein, which translates to MKAMQLKNLCNLNENPTPLELVEVPMPVPDEHEVLIKVSACGVCHTELDEIEGRTPPPELPVILGHQVVGRIEAVGDKVDTLKPGERVGVAWIFSACGACKFCLAGNENLCEHFAATGRDANGGYAEYMTVGEQFTYPIPDFFNDYEAAPLLCAGAIGYRSLRLTNLKDGQRLGLTGFGASGHLVLKMAKQRYPHSDIYVFARNPDEREFALQLGAVWAGDSKDFAPDKLDAIIDTTPVWAPVVGALANLDAGGRLVINAIRKEADQEALLKLDYPEHVWLEKEIKSVANITRRDVIEFLDLAVAMKLHPEVQLFELEQANQALMELKSGKIRGAKVLKMG; encoded by the coding sequence ATGAAAGCGATGCAATTGAAAAACCTCTGCAACCTCAACGAGAATCCGACGCCGCTGGAATTGGTCGAGGTTCCCATGCCTGTACCCGACGAACACGAGGTCTTGATCAAGGTCTCGGCCTGCGGCGTCTGTCATACCGAACTGGACGAAATCGAGGGCCGCACGCCCCCGCCAGAGCTGCCGGTCATTCTGGGGCATCAGGTCGTCGGCCGTATCGAGGCCGTCGGCGATAAGGTCGATACCTTAAAACCCGGCGAGCGAGTCGGCGTCGCCTGGATCTTTTCCGCCTGCGGCGCATGCAAGTTCTGCTTGGCCGGCAACGAGAACCTGTGTGAACATTTCGCCGCGACCGGCCGCGACGCCAACGGCGGCTACGCCGAATATATGACCGTCGGCGAACAGTTCACCTATCCTATTCCCGACTTTTTCAACGACTATGAAGCCGCTCCGTTGTTGTGCGCCGGCGCGATCGGCTACCGCTCGCTGCGCCTAACCAATCTGAAGGACGGCCAACGCCTCGGCCTGACCGGTTTCGGCGCATCCGGACATCTGGTGCTGAAAATGGCGAAACAACGCTATCCCCACAGCGACATCTATGTATTCGCCAGAAACCCCGACGAACGGGAATTCGCCCTACAACTGGGCGCTGTTTGGGCCGGCGACAGCAAAGACTTCGCTCCGGACAAATTGGACGCAATCATCGACACGACGCCGGTCTGGGCGCCCGTGGTCGGGGCGCTGGCCAATCTCGACGCCGGCGGCCGCCTGGTGATCAACGCGATCCGCAAGGAAGCCGACCAGGAGGCCTTACTGAAACTCGACTATCCCGAACATGTCTGGCTGGAAAAGGAAATCAAAAGCGTCGCCAACATCACTCGCCGCGATGTGATCGAATTTCTCGATCTGGCCGTGGCCATGAAATTGCATCCCGAAGTTCAGTTGTTCGAACTGGAGCAGGCCAACCAGGCATTGATGGAATTGAAAAGCGGGAAGATACGTGGGGCGAAGGTGTTGAAGATGGGTTAA
- a CDS encoding protein-L-isoaspartate(D-aspartate) O-methyltransferase, which produces MNEVQRMLQDIAMEVRLTRRETGIDAFDEHVMAAMKKVPRHEFVPLELQYRAYDNGPLPIGMGQTISQPYIVALMTDLLNSRPGDSILEIGTGSGYQTAILSCLVKQVYSVEIVSTLTDRARKLLDKLGYANIELTTGDGYNGWPEHSPYDGIIVTAAAPEIPQPLIQQLKPGARLVIPVGLPYSYQELIVVEKQEDGKIKRKPILGVSFVPLTGEHGSERVGHFRA; this is translated from the coding sequence ATGAACGAAGTGCAGCGCATGTTACAGGACATCGCGATGGAAGTCCGGCTGACCCGCCGCGAAACCGGTATAGACGCCTTCGACGAGCACGTCATGGCGGCGATGAAAAAGGTGCCCAGGCACGAATTCGTTCCTCTCGAATTGCAATATCGCGCCTATGACAACGGCCCGCTGCCGATCGGCATGGGCCAGACCATTTCTCAACCTTATATCGTCGCGTTGATGACCGATTTGCTGAACAGCAGGCCCGGCGACAGCATTTTGGAAATCGGCACGGGCTCTGGCTATCAGACCGCGATTTTGTCTTGTCTGGTCAAGCAGGTCTACAGCGTCGAAATTGTCTCGACGCTAACCGATAGGGCGCGGAAATTACTCGACAAGCTAGGTTATGCCAATATCGAATTGACAACTGGCGACGGCTACAACGGTTGGCCGGAACACTCTCCATATGACGGCATCATCGTCACGGCCGCCGCGCCGGAAATACCTCAGCCGTTGATTCAGCAATTGAAGCCAGGGGCGCGTCTGGTGATTCCGGTCGGCTTGCCCTATAGCTATCAGGAGTTGATCGTGGTCGAAAAGCAAGAAGACGGTAAGATCAAACGCAAACCGATATTGGGCGTCAGTTTCGTGCCGCTGACCGGCGAACACGGAAGTGAGCGGGTTGGTCACTTTAGGGCCTAG
- a CDS encoding ATP synthase subunit I translates to MTENLMLYGVALMWGLLLGGFYFGGLWLTVRRLPTVKHQALLMIASFLLRNVLVAIALYPIVLQGWQPTLICLAGFIIVRVLLSRRIKGHIRAENGG, encoded by the coding sequence ATGACTGAAAACCTGATGCTTTATGGTGTGGCGCTGATGTGGGGCCTGTTGTTGGGCGGGTTTTATTTCGGCGGGCTGTGGCTAACGGTAAGGCGACTGCCGACCGTCAAGCATCAGGCATTGTTGATGATTGCCAGTTTTCTGCTGCGCAATGTGTTGGTGGCGATAGCTTTATACCCGATCGTATTGCAGGGCTGGCAGCCTACCTTGATATGCCTGGCTGGCTTCATTATCGTCCGCGTGCTGCTGAGCCGGCGGATCAAAGGTCATATCAGGGCGGAAAACGGAGGCTGA
- the ahcY gene encoding adenosylhomocysteinase: MNDTHFDIKDLSLADQGRGRVDWALSEMPVLRQLQERFAKEKPLAGARISGCLHITTETANLARTLVAGGADLVLCASNPLSTQDDVAAALVRHYRVPTFAIRGEDGETYYRHIGRALDHKPQLTMDDGADLVSELHKTRSECLPDMIGGTEETTTGVIRLRAMAKDQALRFPVIAVNDAMTKHLFDNRYGTGQSTLDGVIRATNILLAGKTFTVVGYGWCGRGIAMRAKGHGAHVIVTEVEPLRALEAAMDGFRVMPLTEAAASSDFIVTATGDKHVLDRPHFDVIKDGCVIANSGHFNVEINIPALEEMSVAKHRPRASVEAYTLKDGRTVRLLAEGRLVNLAAAEGHPATVMDMSFANQALSIVYLWVHGKELGNNVHPVPAELDRQVAKMKLAAMGIAIDRLTAEQQRYLSSWREGT, translated from the coding sequence ATGAACGACACACATTTTGATATCAAGGATTTGTCGCTGGCCGACCAGGGGCGCGGTCGTGTCGATTGGGCCTTGAGCGAAATGCCGGTGCTGCGCCAACTGCAAGAGCGTTTCGCAAAGGAAAAGCCGTTGGCCGGCGCGCGCATCAGCGGCTGTTTGCATATCACCACCGAGACCGCCAACCTGGCCCGCACGTTGGTCGCCGGCGGCGCCGATTTGGTGTTGTGCGCCAGCAATCCGCTCAGCACCCAGGACGATGTCGCGGCCGCCTTGGTGCGGCATTACCGTGTGCCGACCTTCGCGATACGCGGCGAGGACGGCGAGACTTATTACCGCCATATCGGCCGGGCGTTGGATCACAAACCGCAGTTGACGATGGACGACGGCGCCGACCTGGTCAGCGAACTGCACAAGACCCGTAGCGAATGCTTGCCCGACATGATAGGCGGCACCGAGGAAACCACCACGGGGGTGATCCGGCTGCGGGCGATGGCCAAGGATCAGGCGCTGCGTTTTCCGGTCATCGCCGTCAACGACGCGATGACCAAGCATCTGTTCGACAACCGCTACGGCACCGGTCAAAGCACGCTGGACGGCGTGATCCGGGCGACCAATATCCTGCTGGCGGGCAAGACCTTTACCGTGGTCGGATACGGCTGGTGCGGACGAGGCATCGCGATGCGCGCCAAAGGCCACGGCGCCCATGTCATCGTCACCGAGGTAGAACCGCTGCGGGCCTTGGAAGCGGCGATGGATGGTTTCCGCGTGATGCCGTTGACCGAGGCGGCGGCCAGTTCCGATTTCATCGTCACCGCGACCGGCGACAAGCATGTACTGGACCGGCCCCATTTCGACGTCATCAAGGACGGCTGCGTGATCGCCAATTCCGGTCATTTCAACGTGGAAATCAACATTCCCGCTTTGGAAGAAATGTCTGTCGCCAAACACAGACCGCGTGCCAGCGTCGAAGCGTATACGCTCAAGGACGGGCGCACGGTCCGTTTGCTGGCCGAGGGCCGGCTGGTCAACCTGGCCGCGGCGGAAGGCCATCCGGCCACGGTGATGGACATGAGCTTCGCCAATCAGGCCTTGAGCATCGTCTATCTATGGGTTCATGGCAAGGAGTTGGGTAATAACGTGCATCCGGTGCCGGCCGAATTGGATCGGCAAGTCGCCAAGATGAAGCTGGCGGCGATGGGAATCGCTATCGATAGGCTGACGGCGGAGCAGCAAAGATACCTTTCTTCCTGGCGAGAAGGGACCTGA